From the genome of Gorilla gorilla gorilla isolate KB3781 chromosome 4, NHGRI_mGorGor1-v2.1_pri, whole genome shotgun sequence, one region includes:
- the C4H17orf58 gene encoding UPF0450 protein C17orf58 homolog isoform X2, translating to MTARAFWLLCLIVGSSPEAPVAERKTSPPHSRKPDSRGCPSAEETPGPRAQPLLEAPQRPRAAEAAPAARAWPDPRRRKPPTPADNQASFREAARAPAGPPGPRLAQAENRASPRREPASEDAPRRARSRALRFPAARPPALATEGSATHAHPNRPRAAALAPGPAPAPPPPRFSLSFGLSPPQRDAEPGAEPCARACRSDLDEREAFCESEFAVNGIVHDVDVLGAGIRLVTLLVDRDGLYKMNRLYLTPDGFFFRVHMLALDSSSCNKPCPEFKPGIETDLNDAAYVLYTTVCNVGATARAGCRSPSLFLGAMGDNDMNGI from the exons ATGACAGCTAGAGCTTTCTGGCTCCTCTGTTTGATCGTCGGATCATCCCCCGAAGCACCGGTGGCGGAGAGAAAAA CCTCGCCGCCGCACAGCAGAAAACCGGACTCCCGCGGCTGCCCGAGCGCGGAGGAGACACCGGGACCCCGCGCGCAGCCGCTCCTTGAGGCCCCGCAGCGGCCGCGCGCGGCCGAGGCCGCCCCCGCAGCCCGCGCCTGGCCTGACCCGCGCCGCCGGAAGCCCCCCACGCCGGCCGACAACCAGGCCAGCTTCCGGGAGGCCGCACGCGCGCCCGCTGGCCCGCCGGGCCCGCGCCTGGCGCAGGCCGAGAACCGCGCGTCGCCGCGCCGCGAGCCCGCGTCGGAGGACGCCCCGCGACGCGCGCGCTCACGGGCCCTGCGCTTCCCCGCCGCCCGGCCGCCCGCGCTCGCCACCGAGGGCTCCGCCACCCACGCCCACCCCAACCGGCCGCGCGCCGCCGCGCTGGCCCCGGGACCCgcgcccgcgccgccgccgccgcgcttCAGCCTCAGCTTCGGCCTCAGCCCGCCGCAGAGGGACGCGGAGCCCGGCGCTGAGCCCTGCGCGCGCGCCTGCCGGTCCGACCTGGACGAACGCGAGGCGTTCTGCGAGAGCGAATTCG CGGTGAACGGGATCGTGCACGATGTGGACGTGCTGGGCGCGGGCATCCGGCTGGTGACCCTGCTGGTGGATCGGGACGGGCTGTACAAGATGAACCGCCTGTACCTCACCCCCGACGGCTTCTTCTTCCGAGTCCACATGTTAGCCCTGGACTCCTCCAGCTGCAATAAGCCGTGTCCAGAGTTTAAACCTGGTATTGAAACTGACCTGAATGACGCTGCATATGTACTTTATACCACCGTTTGTAACGTGGGTGCCACAGCCCGGGCGGGCTGTAGgtcgcccagcctttttttgggAGCGATGGGGGACAATGACATGAATGGGATTTAG